Proteins encoded by one window of Methylovirgula ligni:
- a CDS encoding alpha/beta fold hydrolase, giving the protein MTRTQSAYVDWFVSAQDGLRLHLRDYGSPLDPGLPVVCLPGLARNGADFGPLAEALAAGAAGQKRRVIAVDYRGRGESDYDADWRHYDLAFENADIQAQLAAVEIHEAIFIGTSRGGLHAMLLAAARLALVRGVVLNDVGPVIELQGLSRIRQYLRYPAAPNSLADAIDYVRKTMSAHFPALSEAEIEAYARASFQKPGGTFGATFDPKLVKPLEALRLDEPPPDCWRLFEALADVPLLAIRGGNSDLLSPETFVEMTRRHRNCATYVVEGQGHPPLLMDDAAIARICTFVAEAEMA; this is encoded by the coding sequence ATGACCCGCACGCAATCCGCCTATGTCGATTGGTTCGTCAGCGCGCAGGACGGGCTGCGGCTGCATCTTCGCGATTACGGCAGCCCGCTTGACCCCGGCCTGCCGGTCGTCTGCCTGCCGGGCCTTGCCCGCAATGGCGCGGATTTCGGCCCGCTCGCGGAAGCGCTCGCTGCCGGCGCGGCAGGACAGAAGCGCCGCGTCATCGCCGTGGATTATCGCGGCCGCGGCGAATCCGATTACGATGCCGACTGGCGCCATTACGATCTTGCCTTCGAGAACGCCGACATTCAGGCGCAACTCGCGGCGGTCGAAATTCACGAGGCAATCTTCATCGGCACCTCGCGCGGCGGCCTGCATGCGATGCTGCTCGCGGCCGCACGGCTGGCTTTGGTGCGCGGCGTGGTGCTCAACGATGTCGGCCCGGTGATCGAATTGCAGGGCCTCTCCCGTATCCGCCAATATCTGCGTTATCCGGCCGCGCCGAATTCGCTCGCCGACGCGATAGACTACGTCCGCAAGACGATGAGCGCGCATTTTCCCGCGCTGAGCGAAGCCGAGATCGAGGCTTATGCCCGCGCGTCGTTCCAGAAGCCGGGCGGGACGTTCGGCGCGACCTTCGACCCCAAGCTGGTGAAGCCGCTCGAAGCCCTGCGGCTCGACGAACCGCCGCCGGACTGCTGGAGACTTTTCGAGGCGCTGGCGGACGTGCCTTTGCTCGCCATCCGTGGCGGCAATTCCGATCTCCTCTCACCGGAGACTTTCGTCGAAATGACCCGGCGCCACAGGAACTGCGCGACCTACGTGGTGGAGGGACAAGGCCACCCGCCGCTGCTGATGGACGATGCGGCGATCGCCCGCATCTGCACCTTCGTGGCCGAGGCGGAAATGGCCTAG
- the smpB gene encoding SsrA-binding protein SmpB codes for MAEKKETNFKVVADNRRARFDYEIGETFEAGMILTGTEVKSLRTGKATIGESYASLDKAGELYLVNATIPEYLQANRFNHAPKRQRKLLLNSREIIRVAKGLEREGMTLVPLKIYFNARGRAKIELALGRGKKLHDKRETEKQRDWNREKSRLLRERN; via the coding sequence TTGGCTGAGAAGAAAGAGACCAATTTCAAGGTCGTGGCGGACAACCGCCGCGCCCGGTTCGATTATGAGATCGGCGAGACCTTCGAGGCCGGCATGATCTTGACCGGGACGGAGGTCAAATCGCTGCGCACCGGCAAGGCCACCATCGGCGAGAGCTATGCGAGCCTCGACAAGGCGGGCGAACTCTATCTCGTCAACGCGACGATCCCCGAATATCTGCAGGCCAATCGCTTCAACCACGCACCGAAGCGGCAGCGCAAACTGCTTCTGAACTCACGCGAAATCATCCGTGTTGCGAAAGGGCTTGAACGCGAAGGCATGACCCTTGTGCCGTTAAAGATCTACTTTAACGCTCGCGGCCGCGCCAAGATCGAACTCGCGCTGGGACGCGGCAAGAAACTGCATGACAAGCGCGAGACGGAGAAGCAGCGCGACTGGAATCGCGAGAAGAGCCGCCTTCTGCGTGAGCGAAATTAA
- a CDS encoding VOC family protein: MLALKIDHCVIHVSDWERSNRFYRDVLGAEVVPRQGGFSYKFGDFLLNCHGPGITPKAVARVPVAPGSSDLCFEWPGPLAEAIAHLREQGVAIELGPIATRGVKGEANSVYFRDPDGSLLEFMSYSKDQ; encoded by the coding sequence ATGCTTGCTCTCAAGATCGATCATTGCGTCATCCACGTTTCCGACTGGGAACGCTCGAACCGGTTTTATCGCGACGTTCTCGGCGCCGAGGTCGTGCCGCGGCAGGGCGGCTTTTCCTACAAGTTCGGGGATTTCCTTTTGAACTGCCACGGTCCGGGTATCACGCCCAAGGCGGTGGCACGGGTGCCGGTAGCGCCCGGCAGCAGCGATCTCTGCTTCGAATGGCCGGGGCCGTTGGCGGAAGCGATCGCGCATTTGCGGGAGCAGGGCGTTGCGATCGAGCTTGGCCCGATTGCGACGCGCGGCGTCAAAGGCGAGGCAAACAGCGTCTATTTTCGCGACCCCGACGGCTCGCTTTTGGAATTCATGTCCTATTCCAAGGATCAGTAG
- the dapA gene encoding 4-hydroxy-tetrahydrodipicolinate synthase, whose translation MAKKAAFKGSITALVTPFAAGQFDEGAYRALVDWQITSGTHGLSPVGTTGESPTLSHEEHKRVVEVCVAEARGRVPILAGAGSNNTEEAIDLARHAEKTGADGVLVVSPYYNKPSQEGLYRHFKAINDAIGIPIILYNIPPRSVVDISIDTMKRLFELKNVAGVKDATGNLARTALQRDALGPDFIQLSGEDITALAVLAHGGDGCISVTSNVAPRLCADFQEAGLSGDFKAALAIQDRLTPLHAALFVDPNPAGPKYALSLFGKIADELRLPMLPATPPAQIAVRAAMQHAGLLPK comes from the coding sequence ATGGCCAAGAAGGCCGCTTTCAAGGGCTCGATCACGGCATTGGTGACGCCGTTCGCCGCGGGGCAATTCGACGAGGGGGCGTATCGCGCCCTGGTCGATTGGCAGATCACCAGCGGCACGCATGGCCTTTCGCCGGTCGGTACGACGGGCGAAAGCCCGACGCTCTCTCATGAGGAGCACAAGCGCGTGGTCGAGGTCTGCGTCGCGGAGGCGCGCGGCCGGGTGCCGATCCTCGCCGGCGCGGGCTCCAATAATACGGAAGAGGCGATTGATCTCGCCCGCCACGCTGAGAAGACCGGTGCGGATGGCGTCCTCGTCGTCTCGCCTTATTACAACAAGCCATCGCAGGAGGGGCTTTACCGCCACTTCAAGGCGATCAACGACGCGATCGGCATTCCGATCATTCTCTACAATATCCCGCCGCGCTCGGTGGTCGATATTTCGATCGACACGATGAAGCGCCTGTTCGAGTTGAAGAATGTCGCGGGCGTCAAGGATGCGACGGGCAATCTGGCGCGCACCGCGTTGCAGCGCGATGCTCTGGGGCCGGATTTCATCCAGCTCTCGGGTGAGGACATAACGGCGCTCGCCGTTCTGGCGCATGGCGGCGATGGCTGTATTTCGGTCACCTCGAATGTCGCGCCGCGGCTATGTGCCGATTTTCAGGAAGCCGGCCTCAGCGGCGACTTCAAAGCCGCTTTGGCGATCCAGGACCGGCTGACGCCGCTGCATGCGGCTTTGTTTGTCGATCCCAACCCTGCGGGGCCGAAATATGCGCTCTCGCTGTTCGGCAAGATCGCCGACGAGTTGCGCCTGCCGATGCTGCCGGCAACGCCGCCGGCGCAGATAGCGGTGCGGGCGGCGATGCAGCACGCCGGCCTGCTGCCGAAATGA
- a CDS encoding Rieske 2Fe-2S domain-containing protein, translating to MKAEIAEKLVRTGKGTPMGELMRRYWVPILMSSELPEPDCAPLRVQILSENLLAFRDSTGRPGLVDEFCSHRGASLFFGRNEENGIRCSYHGLKFNVLGECVDVPSAPQACKQMGIKGYPCVERGGLIWAYMGPKELQPVPPALEWCELDPSHVFFSKRIQECNYLQAMEGGIDTAHVSYVHRYEIDEDPAYRGSKSNDYMKADGNVVFEIDDTEFGLSIYGRRNGEIDSYYWRVTQWLFPWFTLIPPSGDHPLTGHIWVPIDDCHCWTWSISFRPDKPLTEIERAEMRRGAGIHFDLIPGTFKTKTNRDNDYLIDRQSQKDLTTYSGIRGFAMQDASLQESMGPIQNRENEKLLPTDRAIAMVRRALLDAADAVQRGEPAPALSAECQRVRAAAVLLPRESKPQPWAEEHLVDAMDAPVYAL from the coding sequence ATGAAAGCCGAAATTGCTGAAAAATTGGTCCGGACCGGTAAAGGCACACCCATGGGCGAACTCATGCGCCGCTATTGGGTGCCGATCCTGATGTCGAGCGAACTTCCGGAGCCCGATTGTGCGCCGTTGCGTGTGCAGATCCTCTCGGAGAATCTCCTCGCATTCCGCGACAGCACCGGGCGTCCCGGCCTCGTCGACGAATTCTGCTCTCACAGAGGCGCTTCGCTCTTCTTTGGTCGCAACGAGGAAAACGGCATCCGTTGCTCGTATCACGGATTGAAATTCAACGTTCTTGGCGAATGTGTTGATGTTCCCTCAGCGCCGCAGGCGTGCAAGCAGATGGGAATAAAAGGCTATCCCTGCGTCGAACGTGGCGGCCTCATTTGGGCCTATATGGGGCCGAAGGAACTCCAGCCGGTGCCTCCCGCGCTCGAATGGTGTGAGCTCGATCCCTCGCATGTATTTTTTTCGAAGCGCATTCAGGAATGCAATTATTTGCAGGCGATGGAGGGCGGCATCGACACGGCGCATGTCTCGTATGTGCACCGCTATGAGATCGACGAGGACCCGGCCTACCGTGGCTCAAAGTCGAATGATTATATGAAAGCCGATGGCAATGTTGTCTTCGAGATCGACGACACCGAATTTGGCCTTTCGATTTATGGGCGTCGAAACGGCGAGATCGATTCCTATTATTGGCGCGTGACCCAATGGCTGTTTCCCTGGTTCACGCTCATTCCGCCCTCCGGCGATCACCCGCTGACGGGGCACATTTGGGTGCCCATCGATGACTGCCATTGCTGGACGTGGAGCATCAGCTTCCGGCCGGACAAGCCGCTGACCGAAATCGAGCGCGCAGAAATGCGTCGCGGCGCGGGCATCCACTTCGACTTGATCCCTGGTACTTTCAAGACGAAGACCAATCGCGATAACGACTATCTGATAGACCGCCAGTCGCAGAAGGATCTCACCACTTACAGCGGCATTCGCGGTTTCGCGATGCAGGACGCTTCGCTCCAGGAAAGCATGGGCCCGATCCAGAATCGGGAAAACGAAAAGCTTTTGCCGACGGATCGTGCCATCGCGATGGTTCGTCGCGCGCTTCTGGACGCGGCCGATGCGGTTCAGCGCGGAGAGCCGGCGCCGGCCCTTTCGGCCGAGTGCCAGCGCGTGCGCGCCGCCGCGGTGTTGCTGCCACGCGAGTCCAAGCCTCAGCCTTGGGCGGAAGAGCATCTGGTCGACGCGATGGACGCCCCCGTCTATGCGTTGTAA
- a CDS encoding PDR/VanB family oxidoreductase, whose amino-acid sequence MSGPKISVVVDAIMAEGRGNLAVRLVAQDEQHLPAFEAGAHVDLHFGDGLVRQYSIASSPRDRDHYLLCIRRMQASRGGSAYVHDRLRVGDPLQISQPRNLFALEPADHYILMAGGIGITPLLSMAEALDQSKARFELHYYVTSRRDAAFARRLAAGFRHGEVHLHTSEAGDGSRKGLPASIQAPLHAARLYLCGPEGFMLHVADQATTAGWREDHIHREAFAAPEVTAPTAGDAAFQVKLASSGRVFDIPADRSIASVLVEAGIDVPLSCEIGICGMCLTPVVDGIVDHRDSVQSDAEKAAPRQSIALCCSRSHSRLITIDL is encoded by the coding sequence TTGAGCGGGCCGAAAATTTCCGTCGTTGTTGATGCGATCATGGCGGAGGGGCGGGGCAACCTGGCCGTTCGCCTGGTCGCGCAGGACGAGCAGCACTTGCCCGCGTTCGAGGCGGGCGCGCATGTCGATCTGCATTTTGGCGATGGCTTGGTCCGTCAATATTCCATCGCCAGTTCACCGCGAGACCGGGATCATTATCTGCTATGCATTCGGCGAATGCAGGCGTCCCGGGGCGGCTCCGCCTACGTGCATGACCGTTTGCGAGTCGGAGATCCGCTCCAGATCTCGCAGCCGCGCAACTTGTTCGCGCTGGAGCCCGCAGATCATTACATCCTGATGGCCGGAGGTATTGGCATTACGCCATTGTTGTCGATGGCGGAGGCGCTGGATCAATCGAAAGCGCGTTTCGAACTTCATTACTACGTGACATCCCGCAGGGATGCGGCGTTCGCCAGGCGCCTGGCTGCCGGGTTCCGCCACGGCGAAGTCCATCTGCATACCAGCGAGGCTGGCGATGGCAGTAGAAAAGGGTTGCCCGCCAGTATTCAGGCACCGCTGCACGCGGCGCGGCTATATTTGTGCGGCCCCGAAGGCTTTATGCTGCACGTAGCCGATCAGGCCACGACGGCGGGTTGGCGCGAAGACCATATCCATCGCGAAGCATTCGCTGCACCGGAGGTTACCGCGCCGACGGCAGGCGACGCCGCGTTCCAGGTCAAATTGGCGTCGAGCGGGCGCGTCTTCGACATCCCGGCCGATCGCAGCATCGCATCGGTTCTGGTCGAGGCTGGCATCGACGTGCCGTTGTCCTGCGAGATCGGCATCTGCGGCATGTGCCTGACCCCAGTCGTCGACGGCATCGTGGATCACCGCGACAGCGTGCAAAGCGATGCCGAGAAAGCAGCACCGAGGCAGAGCATTGCGCTTTGCTGCTCGCGCAGCCATTCGCGTCTGATCACAATAGACTTGTAA
- a CDS encoding lytic transglycosylase domain-containing protein: MAARRQALRFPWVICGLGLGLAAISFTWLVLPEPDFDGTAPARAHMVSWFGTLLNEAMAGLEQFVESGRAHGPETARQESPPLPPIDIGQQLGLDLTGLREALPYYKAGDLTQGDAQARRATDPIVRTALEWVALRNSRDAGQDRFHAFLIAHPDWPARDFLVRRIETGFYQNHSDPVLIDNFFATHQPQTALGKLAEARALREQGKDAEAQALVRDVWRHSDLLASLEAHVRSEFGAYLSAADYKARADRLLYEEDNAGGLRNAALAGPDEVVLARLLAATNDDTTSDAMFDAVPPDLRHDPAFLYARIHKLRHEDKIAQAAALMLAAPRDPAVLIDGDAWWIERRLLARKLLDAGDPATAYEICNEHAAESNETKIDAEFHTGWIALRFLNDPVRAAHHFDVAAGLAQTPISIARISYWQGRAAEISQTDDADLRAKAFYEKAAERAATYYGQLARARLGLRTIALRSLAAPVPPRPQRDEAVRIVELFFAIGEKDLAMALASSTADHLTSEAQVAALAEVVTAQHNAHDSLIIGKVLAQRGISIDALAYPTYGIPAYTPVENSAPPAIVYAIARQESAFDAHAISSAGARGLMQMILSTAKRTAERVKMDFDAGRLLSDAAFSAKLGAAHLGQLFEEQRGSPILVFAAYNAGGRHVKEWIDAYGDPRTPGVDPIDWVERIPFTETRNYVQRVMENWAMYRASFAALDEAKAETAKSATAKADAAKAAPQTDVALSDPAKF, encoded by the coding sequence ATGGCTGCTCGGCGCCAAGCGCTTCGTTTTCCATGGGTGATCTGCGGACTGGGCCTCGGCCTTGCCGCGATCAGCTTCACCTGGCTTGTCCTGCCGGAGCCTGACTTCGACGGCACCGCGCCGGCCCGCGCCCATATGGTCTCCTGGTTCGGCACCTTGCTAAACGAGGCGATGGCCGGGCTCGAACAATTTGTCGAATCCGGCCGTGCGCATGGGCCGGAAACAGCCCGGCAAGAAAGCCCGCCTCTACCGCCTATCGATATCGGCCAGCAGCTTGGCCTGGACCTCACCGGCCTGCGCGAGGCGCTCCCCTATTATAAAGCCGGCGATCTGACGCAGGGCGACGCCCAGGCGAGGCGCGCGACCGATCCGATCGTCCGCACCGCGCTCGAATGGGTCGCGCTGCGCAATTCGCGCGATGCCGGGCAAGACCGTTTCCACGCCTTTCTGATCGCGCATCCCGATTGGCCGGCGCGCGATTTCCTCGTCCGCCGGATCGAAACCGGGTTTTACCAGAACCATTCCGACCCGGTCTTGATCGACAATTTCTTCGCCACACACCAGCCGCAGACCGCGCTCGGCAAACTGGCGGAGGCGCGCGCCCTGCGCGAGCAGGGCAAAGACGCCGAGGCGCAGGCGCTGGTGCGCGATGTCTGGCGGCATTCCGACCTTCTCGCCTCGCTCGAAGCGCATGTGCGCAGCGAATTCGGCGCCTATCTCAGCGCCGCCGATTACAAGGCCCGTGCGGACCGCCTGCTCTATGAAGAAGACAACGCCGGCGGCCTGCGCAATGCCGCGCTCGCGGGGCCGGACGAAGTCGTGCTGGCACGCCTGCTCGCCGCCACCAACGATGATACGACAAGTGACGCGATGTTCGATGCCGTGCCGCCGGACTTGCGGCACGATCCGGCTTTCCTCTACGCCCGCATTCACAAGCTGCGGCATGAGGACAAGATCGCTCAGGCGGCCGCGCTCATGCTGGCCGCGCCACGCGATCCTGCCGTGCTGATCGACGGTGACGCCTGGTGGATCGAGCGGCGGCTTCTAGCCCGCAAGCTGCTCGATGCCGGCGATCCGGCGACGGCCTATGAAATCTGCAACGAACATGCGGCGGAATCGAACGAGACAAAAATCGACGCCGAATTCCATACCGGCTGGATCGCTCTGCGTTTCCTCAACGATCCGGTGCGGGCCGCGCATCATTTCGACGTCGCCGCTGGTCTTGCGCAAACGCCGATCTCCATCGCCCGGATTTCCTACTGGCAGGGCCGCGCGGCTGAAATCTCCCAGACCGACGATGCCGATCTCCGAGCCAAAGCCTTCTACGAGAAGGCGGCGGAAAGGGCTGCGACCTATTATGGCCAGCTCGCCCGGGCGAGACTCGGCCTGCGCACGATCGCCTTGCGCAGCCTCGCGGCGCCGGTGCCGCCACGCCCGCAACGCGACGAAGCGGTGCGCATCGTCGAGCTTTTCTTCGCCATCGGCGAGAAGGACCTCGCAATGGCGCTGGCGAGCAGTACAGCAGACCATTTGACGAGCGAGGCCCAGGTTGCCGCGCTCGCCGAGGTCGTCACCGCCCAGCACAACGCGCATGATTCCCTCATCATCGGCAAAGTGCTGGCGCAGCGCGGCATATCAATCGATGCCCTCGCCTACCCGACCTACGGCATCCCCGCCTATACGCCGGTGGAGAATTCGGCGCCGCCGGCGATCGTCTATGCCATCGCGCGGCAGGAAAGCGCCTTCGACGCGCACGCCATCTCTTCCGCCGGCGCGCGCGGGCTGATGCAGATGATCCTCTCGACCGCCAAACGCACCGCCGAGCGGGTGAAGATGGATTTCGATGCCGGGCGGCTGCTGAGCGATGCCGCCTTCAGCGCCAAGCTCGGCGCGGCGCATCTGGGCCAGCTCTTCGAGGAGCAGCGCGGCTCTCCCATCCTCGTCTTTGCCGCCTATAATGCCGGCGGCCGGCACGTGAAGGAATGGATCGATGCCTATGGCGATCCGCGCACGCCTGGCGTCGATCCGATCGATTGGGTCGAACGCATCCCCTTCACCGAGACACGCAATTACGTGCAGCGCGTGATGGAGAACTGGGCGATGTACCGGGCGAGCTTCGCGGCGCTCGACGAGGCCAAGGCCGAGACGGCGAAGAGCGCCACGGCGAAAGCCGATGCCGCCAAGGCCGCGCCCCAAACCGATGTCGCCCTCAGCGACCCGGCGAAGTTCTGA